ATCTAGAGCCTGAAGTGGGAAAAGACAAGGTCATGGGAGTGTCCACCTAGTGAGTGGGATATGAAGTCAGCTGGGAGACTCCGAATGAGGTAGTAAGCAAAGCGATTTTGTGGTGGCAAAGACAGTGGTTGTCAATAGAATTGTTGAAGTCACCTGTGGTTTCTATCTTGTATGTATCCTACCCTTTGACCTACCTACTCTCATAGTTGTCATTGAATAGCATGACTTGACTGGGTGTGAGGGAGTGATGTAAAAGAGCAACTCAAAGATGGCGAGAAGATTGGGTAGCCTTCCAAGAAACAGTGAGTGTTGTATTGAGCAAGTAGGACACCTACACTCTTATTTTGTCTGCTAATTGGTCTTGCCATTGGGCTGTGGGAGATGTAGCGCTAGAGAAGAtgagccaggtttctgtaatgtCAAGGCTTTTGAATTTATAGATGAATGAGCGTTTGTTACAAACAAATATTTCGGTCCAGGATGGTAATGGAGAGGTGTGAATAAGTTTGGTGGCATTGGAAGTATTGGGTGGATAGGGAGTTTGTTTTAGTGACATGAGGAGCGTGAGCAGTTAGTGCAAATTGAGCTGGGCTGGTCAGAGATCCGACAATAGCCATGAGAAGGGGCAGGGCAAGAAATATAGTGTATATTGGCATGTTTTGTGGGTGTGATATTTGTTATGCTTGTCTCATTTTGTTTGGGTGCATGTAGGTGGATGAATAGTAAGAATAGCTCATGGATGCAGAGTTATGTGGGGAAACTGTTCCCAGAATTTGGTGGGGGGGTAATTGAGTGAGAGAAGATGCTGGAAAGGAGTCTGAAGCTAATGTGGGTTGAACGAGAGTAGTAGAAAGAGGAAGGTGAAGGTAAATTGAGTAGTTGGGATAGATGCTGATTTAGTTTTGGGAACAAGCAATCCAGCTAGTTGAGGCGTTGTCCAGCATATTCATAATTTAGGCTCGGACTCCAGCTACACAATCGCAACTCTGCTTGGTGTCCCAACGACTGAACAAAGCTGCTAGTCTAGTATATCCTTGAAACTTTCGGTTTGAGGTTCCATAGTGCCACTGTCAATTATCAGTTTTCCACAAGTTTTAGATACTAATTTGTGAAAATAAGGTGTGGGAGGTAGATCATGAGTAGCTACCTGAACTGCTGTCCACATGAGCTTTACAGGCTATAAGCACCAGTAACTGAAATCCCCCGCATGTATGGTCGAAACGCAGGTTCTGCCCACGTGCAGCTACAGATCTGTTTCCTCATAACTACACTAAAGCTAACAAATTTATTTCTTCCCCcgctatataataaaatacattgcaaggTCTTTATGAATGTTCATGCAGAAATAAATGAAACACACAAACCTGTAGGGAGGGAATCATTTCAGATCTTGCAACCTCTATGAAAACATAGTTGTTTGCTTTCTTTGCCTTGGAATACAAAATATAAGCAGATGAAGTGACTGTATAACTAGCTATATTCCCAATAGTAAGATTATAGCAATTTGTACAAGCATAGCTTTGCAACTAAGACTTGCACATTCACTTGAGCTGCATTCCAGTCAATTGCTGTTAAACTGCATTCTGGTCCTTATAAATGGCAATTTAAGAGGGGTCATTGATATCTGAGGATCATATAAGCCTTTCATACAGGTCTCAAGTGCAAAGGGACTACCCAAAGTAATTCTTTAAGGGCTTTTACCTGTAAAGTGATTGGGTCCAAGTAATTAAGTAAATAGGATTTACTTTGACATGCCTCTTGGTAAACAATTGGATTATCGAACAGCTacaggggaattcaattgacagcgttacTCATGAGAATAACGCAGCCCACACATTACCGTTAGTACCATAATTTTAGCGCAGATTTCTGCTCAGAGCTGCAAGcataataatgcgcactattgtaGTAGTAATGTGTGTGCTGCTTTATTTTCACAACTAACTGTAAATTGAATCGTCCCCTCCCCCTTAGAATTAGGTACTTTGAGTACTACTTTTCTGGTTGCTGTACGTGTCGTGAATGAAATGTGAAGCCTCAATTGGAGAcagctaaaaataataaactttaaaaaattacaaaaatcaaccattatttttttttccccctctcataactgtgttttttttttctttgcagtgtTTCATTGGCAAGCAACAATTATGGGCCCTGTGAGTATTAAACAATTTAGCTAATGACTAAAATACATCGTCCACAATTTAATGAATACCTTCCTTTTTACACATACTTTTTGTGCAAGGTCATCTAGGGGGAACAAACTGTCTACCTATATGGTGGTATTGTCTACATTTGATGGCACTGAATCTTATGTTCTACAAATTGGCTACTTAAATATGTTTCAACGATTCCAGTGCTAATTATGAGTGGGATTTGTCCTTGGCACGGTGGTGGGCTCAAAAGTGAAATTGTACTTATCCATTCCCTCCCACACTGTGGGTGATGGGAGAGGTTGGGGCGTTTTCAAATGAGGGGCTCCATTAATAGTTTGACAAAACACTACAAATACACTGATAACCTTATTTAATGTGGTAGGTTGTCTAGTTTTTGAAATGGTATGTTTGATGGGCTACCTATATTGTTCGCACATATTTTATGCAttgcatttaagaaaaaaaaaaaaatctttgcgtgcagattttattataaaCTGTAGTTTCATGCtattttggaaaggtggattgatgccagAGAGAACAGCAAAGTACATCTTTAATAAACGCTTCTTGGCAATTTGGGTTAGATGATTTTTGCTGTGACAGGACGTATAAGCagactaatgtttttttttgtcagaatacTTTGACTTCAGAAAATACAAAGGTATGATTTGTGTGGATATGGCGCACacattactgatattgatgtgaATGTGACCAGCTCAAAATATCCCAAAATAGGCTAAGCAGCAAAGGTGTTAAagcttgtgggttttttttaaaatggaaaatacaTTATTTCTTTTACTGATGAACTGAATCTTCTGTATTGAATAATTTCCTGCAGAATTATTTGAGAATGGTTATTAGAACAGAAAATGTTAATGCCAGTGATGCAGACAACATATAGCACACATTTTATTGCTAGCTGTGCACTCAGCATGCATGGTATAGGGTTCGATTGATCTGGAACCTGCATTTATTGTTTACTTGAGCTTTAAAGTGCTGTTCTGGACAAGATCGTACATGAAACACAAGTCACTGGTATGGAGTATTTCTTTTGGTGGGATAACGAACAATCAAACATCCATGAGTAAAGGGACTCCTATGAGACAGGGCTTTATAATATGTAAGGTAAGTGTTATTTAACAGTAGGGCTACTTCAAGGCATTTGTGAACAGTCTGTGCAGGCACTATTCATTCCTTGCACTTTAGTGCAAGAGGTGTAGGAGCATAATTTCATGAATGAGTGCTGACAGTTTTCAAAACTTAGAggctattttgtttgtttgttttttttctcttttctttttgtcCTCAAATTTAAGACTTCTTGCTGAATTTATTTAATCTGGTGATTGGCTTATTATCCCCATGGTAAAACGATTTCCACCTCCTTCCCGCCACCTTTTAATGGATAATGTGCAAAAACAATTTGCTAACTTAGAAATGCTTTCTGTTACAATATATTTAACAGTAatctgttttttggtttttttcagaaTGACAGTCCATACCAAGGCGGTGTGTTTTTCTTGACTATTCACTTCCCAACAGACTACCCCTTTAAACCTCCCAAAGTATGTAACTGTTAGAATTATTTTAaagcttttcattttattttcaattcgtcttggggggaaaaaaaacacataggCTTATAAGCGGTCAGATGTGTTTTATTGATTGTGCATAAGCCTAAAACTGGACTTGATTGTTTTAAAGCAAGCATATTCTCTAGTTCTTTAAAACTTCAGATCTTTAAACATGTTTGTAATATCTGTATACTTGACTCTACGCCCTCTTTATCTTTTGGATGGAAACTTGCTTTATTTGCACTCAAGCTTGCAGACCTGTTTAATCAACATCTGTGTTGGAGAGTAAGAGACATAGCAATGTCTACTTTCTACATTTCCTAGGTGATTTTTGCAATTTCTCAGTGCAGCATTGACAGAGACAAGCTCATCAGTACTGTGCATATCCATGGCATAGGGTCTCCAGTTCTACTAGATTGGGATGTGCTAGTGGTGACTAAAACAAACTttcagtgaatatatttttaaagatctcctatgTACCACACTTATGTAAAGGATTTAATCCATTCTCTAAAGAACACCTACTGTTCACTTTTGTTTTTCGTACAACCCCTGAAAGCTAAACATTCAAGTGTTAAAGCTCTGCATGTGGAGTGGTGCATGCACAGCACTTTAAAATCGCAGTAGGGTGTGGCATCCCCTTTACTCTTAAAACACTGTTAAACTTTAACATGCTTAATTTAACTgtttagtgtttgtgtgtgaactAGTGATGGGTAGCGGGATCAATAATTCCAAAGCCTTCTGCAGTTCATGTGCATTTTGACACTTGACTCCACATGCTTAGTGCCCATTAATGCCTTATGCGAGAGTCCTTAAAATTGTATTGTAAGGCATGTCCACAAAGTCAATATTGTGTTTGCTTTTTCTTTAACAGGTTGCATTTACCACAAGAATCTACCATCCAAATATTAACAGCAATGGCAGCATTTGTCTTGATATTCTCAGATCACAGTGGTCCCCAGCTTTAACTATTTCTAAGGGTGAGTATGCTAAAGATTTGTTTCAGTAAATCTTTATTCAAATTGCTAAATTAAAAATACGCAAATATTGCTACCTTTTTCAAATCTGTTAAAATAagacttctgcctgaaattgcATGCTTAAACTTGGGAAATGTACAGTACTTTAGCTGCAATTTCAGATGTTGACTGACCTGTAGCTACATCTGTAACCATGGGGGGGATCGATCTAATCTAGCTTGCTTCCATGGTTAGTGATGATTCAACAGGCATAagtcctatttcaagtatcagaTGTTGTTCCAATAAGTTTGAGTACTTGCCATAATTTTAATTGAGCAAAATAATTTTTGTATTCAATTACCTTTTTTAAAGTGTTCTCTTTACCAACATTTGCTTGAGTTACTGTAATCGTTTCTTTGTTTATAATGTGACCACTGTTGCTTTCTGCATAGAATAATCAGTCCATTTAAGGGAATACATCTTGAAGTTTTGCGCCCAAAGTGATCTCTTTAGACTTGAAGTTTTTAGCCATcatacttttgcatttttaatcaATTTACATAGATGTCTCCcagtggtttgttttgtttttatattgcacatgtcAACTTTTTGCAGGCTCTTGATGGAGCAAGGAAATGTTATACTTAACATGATCAGGTCTGTTTTGGCAAAAAAACACATACAGCTCCTAATTTGGAATGTTGGTAGTAGTATTAACCTTCAATGGACAATGTATGCTATGCACTTTGACTCAAAGCTGAAAATTGTACCTGCAGTTAACCATTTCATGACCAGTGTTTCCACTCTAGAAAAATCTTCATGGCAAAGCATCTTTTTAAAATTTGGGTGTGCCTGTTTCATCTgtagtttattttaaatgtgtgcGTCTAAATTTTTATTTACCCTCTCTACACTTTTAATTCTTTACCAGTCCAAAAGGATTGATTATAAAATTTATCTAATTTGgcttttgcttgtttgtttattcGATGGTGCTCGCAGGCAGGGGAGAACTGATTTACTTAATTGGTACTGCCTTATCTGGCATATTGTGATCTTGCAAGATTTCTTCTTGAACTAAGGAAGCAGCACAGCATCTACTTTCAATGTGTGTTTCAATCATAGTGCCATATGCCTGATGAAATAACTCCCCAGCTGTCTCTGATCTGTTCACAAACATAAGCCCATAGAAATTTCTTATATTGTACATGTTGCTGCAAAGTGGTTTGTAATGCTATAGCAACCTTTTGGGTTAAGACTGGAAACGCTGCAAACCAGAGTCTCCAGTTTATCTCAaaatctgtttctttttattCACAGCTCCATATTCATTGGCCCTGCAGCAGTGGcagatccggggggggggggcggggcggcgatcggtgtttaaaacacaatcagagcattcgggcagcacacggtcactgcagaacggacctgcacatagtgtgcagcctcagaaggcagaaagggggtggggcctaaatcgcccccggtacaccaattatctagatccgcccctgccctgCAGTTGGTTGTAGGCAGCTGCTCTCCAATACGTTAGTAAATCAGAATTGGGCTGATAACATTTAAACAAATCTGCACAAGATCttttttcaatacattattacagtGGTTTCTTTACAATAACTCCTttttagttccagtgaagggataTATCTAAATGAGTTAATTTGCATGGCTAATGAGCGGAGAATTCATCTGTGGGGAGGGGGGCGGGGTATTATGCAACTTTCGTCATATTTTAGAGCAAAGTTAAAGTTTGAAATACAGACTTTATCATAAAGATTGTATATTTCACAACTTGCATGTGATCCTTTTGTTAATGCCTGATTCTTCCATTAGGAACCACACTTTGCCCAATTGGCAAATCCCTGCCCCCTTGCAAAAACCTGGCAACACTAACTTATCTTGTCTACAACTTTTGACTGTACAAtcacacttttcttttttgtcGTTTCCTTTTGTTgacaagttttgttttttcctccTTTTTCAGTTCTTTTGTCAATTTGTTCACTGTTATGTGACCCAAACCCAGATGACCCTTTAGTGCCAGAGATTGCACGGATCTACAAAACAGATAGGGAAAAGTAAGTAtggattttatttattcaaatgcATAAAGGCTTCAAAACAATGGATCTAAATGACCTGGTGGCTGCTTCACCATGTGAGTTAGGAGTTGGTCCTTTTTATAAAAGGTTGTTTACACAGATGTATAAGCATTGTGACTGTGACTgctggttttggctttgtttttgggggtgggaggaggggttGGGCCTCTTTTGTGATCTATATTTTGAGATGGTTTTAATCGGTTAAGATTAAAttgccactaaacctaaaatgtaATGGTTAAATATTATAAACAAATGGAGTGATATCAACTTTTTGgtgaacatttacatttttaattaaaggaTCTTCATGTTGCAACTAACATAAGTTATCTGACAAGAGTGTAAATGTATAATTTAGAAAAGTGTAACTTCAAGTATACCATTTGTCATATGTCTATTTGTGAGCATCTTAAAAATTTGCATGTAAGTGtttgctagtttttttttttttttagtggtacTTTTTGTGTTTAACAAACTTCCAGAGGCAAGATTACTGTGACTGTTTTACCTAGGTGCTCAACTGTTGTAGCGTAGTAAATAGCAGCAAGTTGCTAGTGTGCCAACATTTCATGGGTAGTTAATTTACTCATGGATTAAATAATGGTTATTTATCATCATAAtggtaatgtctactgagcatttGAAAGGACAGTCTGTCTATTTGCATTTATGTAGATGAGTGTTGGATCTTCTATCCGTAACCCTTTAGACTTAACGTTTTCTAGATATAAGGGGATTTTCTGTCATTTACAATATATGACGAAAATCTACTAAACATGTTTAAAATTCCTTCTGCCTTACCCTACACTGTCCTAGGTTTTCCCATTCATGAAATTGTAAGCAGAGCTCCTTGTAAGCGCAAACACCTAGTGATTGTATGGTGTATGTGTACAAAGCACTAAATAGAAATGCCAATCCCTCCCTGCTAAATTAGATCGGAAAGTGTGGTcgttcaaaaaaaaacaaaacattttttttctaatgtgtTAGGAGCTTTATAGATCTCTAAAATTAGCTAAATAGCATGTAAACTCTTACCTATAGTCTAATTAAAAGTGCTGTGTTACAGGGTGTAAAGTTTGCATGTTTCATGCTCACTGTATTCAACAGTGAATCTGTTGATTAGGGCCTCcattttacattttcacattGTTTTACCAATATTGTTTTTTCTCAACCTGCCCAATGCAGAAGAAAACTATTCAACAgaaagcaagattttttttttttgatttttttttttaaagttaagtGAATGTTTATGTAAACAGATGCAAAGGAAAACCGTGTCTAAATTATTGATTCTGGTTCCAATCAGCAGTTGCCCTTGTCTTGCAatttgtcattatttaaaaaaaactaaaaaaaaattcacatgacAGTTTCATCTAAACCTTCATTATATGTGCTGGAATTTATTTACTTAGACTTAAGTTATAAAAGTACAATCACAGCTTTGGGCCTATTAATAGTACTTCTAACTTAAAATACATGTTGATATAGCATGCATAATTGTCTTGTCACAACGATATATAAATTCCCATACATACACTATGCAAAGCCATTGTCTACTTTACAGCAGTTTATAGTACTCTTCTATTGAAGATGACCAAAATTGTAAAAGTAGTGTTAATTTTTATACAAGTGTTTCAGGGCCCTCTTCCCGATGCTTTCCACCATTTTCTGCTTATCAAGGACAGGAGATACTGCTTgacaaatgtataattttttagTCAGCGGAGATGCTGTATTCAAAAGTTTTTGCTTGGCACAGTAATTCGGACAAAACCATTCATGTTTAAGTCTAATTTAGCAAACAGCTTATGCACTGTTGGTAATTGCATTTTGTATAGTGTTTCATGTGTACAGAGTAATTAGTTTGGTGCTGAAGAATTTGAGTAACAATGGGCATGTATAATCGAATGTAACTGatgtttatttttcttatctAAAATTTTAGGTACAACAGAATAGCCCGGGAATGGACTCAGAAGTATGCTATGTGATGCTACCTTCAAGTCTAAATAACACCTGCATTATAGCTGGAATAAACTTTAAATTACTGTTTTCCCCCTCCCTTTCAGACCTCATCTACCTTCCCCTCTTTttaccccccccttttttttttcttttcttttttttttcatttgggtttttgttttgtttttgtgctgcctccCTTCATGCACATGCTCACATGGGAAGACTTTAGCTCAGCATTGGACAGAAACTGCTCTAGACTGTCAAGTAGTTGCCAGAATACAATTGCCCAAGATTCATAATCTTATCAAACGGAGCATGTGTTAAAACGTGGCCGGCGTCTTCACTGTACCTTGGTTATGAGACTAAACCCATCCTTCATTTCTCCCTGAAATGGTGAAGAGTAGCGCCTTtgtttgggggaggggaagtTGTTAggcagaaataattaaaaaaaaaaaaaaaattgtctatcATTGTAGGATACAGGAATGTGGAATTGCTATGGATACTTTGGTCAAACCCTCCAGATGTTAATACTTCatgatgtattttatgctcataACATGTTTTGATTGGAGAGTTGGTGTTGAAATTATATAGTGGCAGAACAGaagtaatgtattttatgcatGTCAATAAACATGACAAATTGGAAGGTGACACCCCATTGAATAACAAAGATAAGATCAAAAGTTTTTGTAATTTTTCATtgagaattttattttttggcGGCTGAGCTATTAGTTAATCTATCTTCCACAACACTGTTAATATAGCACTGAATAAAATGATTCAAGCGTCAATGGATGACTGATCAACTAATAGCTCtgatctggttttttttttttttttcttcaataaagTTGCATAAACCAATGTGTTAGCTGCCTGAATTAATCAATGTTTGCAACCTTACTTTCTCTGTAAATTCAACAAATCTGTATATAAAGTTTGGAATTTTTGTTTGACGTCAAATGATAGTGTAAGGTTCAAAATGACAACATAAACCTTTTCCAATGTTTGTTTAAGCTTGTTGATACACTTAGTATGAGTTGCAGAATCAGTCAATTATTGCCCATTGTGGGCAGAAGTTCCAGCATCCAGTATAGGACTGGCTGGGGCGGGGTCAGTAAAATGGTCATTTAGCAGGGTGTGAACCTTCATGGCATCTTTTCACTTAATAAAGTTTCTACTGACTTGTGACATCCAACTGGGATAGCCATCAACCTACTTGCAATGTGAGGTTGATACTATCTGGACTTTTTGATAAAGGCTCACATGGGCATATTCTACACGACTAAATCCTGCTTGTGTCCGGGCCTGGGGGAGTGGTATCGTGAAGCTTTGTTTAAAAgtgacttttttgattttatttttttgtgggatGTTCATTAGATCGAAAGGATTATTTGCTCTGCTGTTTACAAAATACGTATTTTAGTGCAAACAACAAGTTTAATCTCTAGG
The Mixophyes fleayi isolate aMixFle1 chromosome 1, aMixFle1.hap1, whole genome shotgun sequence DNA segment above includes these coding regions:
- the UBE2D3 gene encoding ubiquitin-conjugating enzyme E2 D3 gives rise to the protein MALKRIHKELNDLARDPPAQCSAGPVGDDMFHWQATIMGPNDSPYQGGVFFLTIHFPTDYPFKPPKVAFTTRIYHPNINSNGSICLDILRSQWSPALTISKVLLSICSLLCDPNPDDPLVPEIARIYKTDREKYNRIAREWTQKYAM